The proteins below are encoded in one region of Fimbriimonadaceae bacterium:
- a CDS encoding glycosyltransferase family 4 protein: MRVLAIRRQSLGAIATLTDSLPPALEQHGVEFVVDDAEAWIPDKTGPKVDKEVTRQMRAALRGFDLVHAFAYRPAWACAEAFYVRQPWLYTAYDLPRTTHPDLVDRLNAARVGLCSSRAVRDALDAADTLHLQVVAPGVRGPSTPVTREEARQRLGLPLDVPVVGAVGRFIPDRGFDSLVRAMPLVWRERPEVQLVLSGEGPSPPKAEDPRIRLCPPFPDVYAALPAFDLLVVPSVRAGFSLVAVEAMSCAVPVLARNISGLAAVGMPGASLLVFADDDSLPPSICEALGSPERSASVGNAGRALAQDTYSLERHARALARVYREVLGP; this comes from the coding sequence GTGAGGGTCCTCGCAATCCGGCGGCAAAGTCTTGGCGCGATCGCCACTCTGACCGATTCGCTTCCCCCTGCGCTGGAGCAGCACGGCGTCGAGTTCGTCGTGGACGACGCGGAGGCTTGGATTCCGGACAAGACGGGGCCTAAGGTGGACAAGGAGGTCACGCGTCAGATGCGCGCGGCGCTTCGCGGCTTCGACCTGGTCCACGCCTTCGCCTATCGCCCGGCGTGGGCATGCGCGGAGGCCTTCTACGTGCGCCAGCCCTGGCTTTACACGGCCTACGACCTTCCGCGGACGACGCACCCCGACTTGGTGGATCGATTGAACGCCGCGCGCGTCGGCCTTTGTTCCTCGCGCGCTGTCCGGGACGCGCTGGACGCGGCGGACACGCTGCACCTGCAGGTGGTCGCCCCGGGGGTGAGAGGGCCGTCCACGCCCGTCACGAGGGAGGAGGCGCGCCAGCGGCTCGGTCTCCCGCTCGACGTGCCCGTGGTGGGCGCTGTGGGCCGGTTCATCCCCGACCGCGGCTTTGACTCGCTCGTGCGGGCTATGCCGCTGGTCTGGCGCGAGAGGCCGGAGGTCCAACTGGTGCTGAGCGGCGAGGGGCCGAGTCCGCCCAAGGCGGAGGACCCGCGCATCAGGCTTTGCCCGCCCTTCCCAGATGTTTACGCGGCGCTCCCAGCGTTCGACCTCTTGGTGGTGCCGAGCGTCCGCGCCGGATTCAGCCTGGTCGCGGTCGAAGCGATGTCGTGCGCGGTGCCCGTTTTGGCGCGGAACATCTCGGGCCTGGCCGCGGTCGGCATGCCGGGTGCGAGCCTGCTCGTCTTTGCGGACGACGACTCGCTGCCCCCCTCGATTTGCGAGGCCTTGGGGTCTCCCGAGCGGTCGGCGTCGGTCGGGAACGCGGGGCGCGCTTTGGCCCAGGACACGTACTCTTTGGAGCGTCACGCTAGGGCTCTGGCCCGGGTTTATCGCGAAGTCCTCGGGCCCTGA
- a CDS encoding DUF4332 domain-containing protein translates to MANIKDIEGIGLVFGEKLEAAGVGTIEKLLDMGASKQGRESLAEATGISETMIRDWVNKADLMRIKGIGPQFSDLLEAAGVDSVPELAQRNAENLHAKLAEINEAKNLVNRLPSATEVAEMIEQAKNLDRLVTH, encoded by the coding sequence ATGGCTAACATTAAAGATATTGAAGGGATTGGTCTCGTCTTCGGGGAAAAGCTTGAGGCGGCTGGCGTCGGCACCATCGAAAAGCTCCTGGACATGGGAGCGAGCAAGCAGGGGCGGGAAAGCCTCGCCGAGGCGACCGGCATCTCCGAGACCATGATCCGCGATTGGGTCAACAAGGCGGACCTGATGCGCATCAAGGGGATCGGACCGCAGTTCTCTGACCTCTTGGAGGCGGCCGGCGTGGACTCGGTGCCGGAACTTGCCCAGCGAAACGCGGAGAACTTGCACGCCAAACTCGCCGAGATTAACGAGGCCAAGAACCTCGTCAACCGGCTCCCGAGCGCTACGGAAGTCGCAGAGATGATCGAGCAGGCCAAGAACCTCGACCGGTTGGTCACGCACTAG
- a CDS encoding sulfurtransferase, with protein MTEQMSDIRQRGYAHPNTLVSTDWVAEHLNDPLVRLVESNEDPLLYSSGHIPGAVEIDWTRDLNDPIVRDYLDQARFEELMSRCGITPATQVVFYGDRNNWWACYAFWIFQLFGHQAAAVMDGGRLKWSREGRPMTTDIPEYPATTYAAQPRDDRTDRAFREDVLLHIAEGGGLVDVRSPQEFTGERLHMPEYPNEGALRGGHIPTAKSVPWARALNPDTGEFLTAEELRKIYEQEVGLKPDAPAVAYCRIGERSSHTWFVLKYLLGFKDVRNYDGSWTEWGNSVGVPIER; from the coding sequence GTGACGGAGCAAATGTCGGACATTAGACAACGAGGCTATGCCCACCCCAACACTTTGGTTTCGACCGACTGGGTGGCGGAGCACCTCAATGATCCACTGGTTCGGCTCGTAGAGTCGAACGAAGACCCTTTGCTCTATTCGAGCGGGCACATCCCTGGTGCGGTCGAAATCGACTGGACGCGCGACCTGAACGATCCGATCGTCCGCGACTACCTCGACCAGGCCCGCTTTGAAGAGCTCATGTCCCGGTGCGGGATCACCCCTGCCACCCAGGTCGTCTTCTATGGCGACCGCAACAACTGGTGGGCGTGCTACGCGTTCTGGATCTTCCAGCTCTTCGGCCATCAGGCCGCCGCCGTCATGGACGGGGGCCGGCTCAAATGGTCCCGCGAGGGACGGCCGATGACCACCGACATCCCTGAGTACCCGGCCACGACCTACGCCGCGCAACCCAGGGACGACCGCACGGACCGCGCCTTCCGCGAGGACGTGCTGCTCCACATCGCCGAAGGCGGCGGCTTGGTGGACGTCCGCAGCCCCCAAGAGTTCACGGGCGAACGGTTGCACATGCCCGAATACCCGAACGAGGGCGCCCTGCGAGGCGGCCACATCCCGACCGCCAAGAGCGTGCCCTGGGCCCGCGCCCTGAACCCGGACACGGGCGAGTTCCTTACCGCAGAAGAACTGCGCAAGATCTATGAACAGGAAGTCGGGCTGAAGCCAGACGCGCCCGCGGTCGCCTATTGCCGCATCGGGGAGCGCAGCAGCCACACGTGGTTCGTGCTGAAATACTTGCTCGGCTTCAAGGACGTGCGCAACTACGACGGCAGCTGGACCGAATGGGGCAACAGCGTCGGCGTGCCCATCGAGCGCTGA
- a CDS encoding SufE family protein, with protein sequence MALPPRLAETLSDLALLTDRQDRIEALVSLSRAFVPVPAELAAPPYPEANRVPGCESEAFTFVGLQEGGLHLEFAILNPQGVSAMALAAILKQGLDGEPPAAAAEVPEEIVFDLFGRELSMGKSLGLTNMVRMVKAQAARL encoded by the coding sequence ATGGCGCTGCCCCCTCGGCTCGCCGAGACTCTATCCGACCTTGCGCTCTTGACCGACCGCCAAGATCGGATCGAGGCCCTCGTGTCCCTTTCGCGAGCGTTTGTCCCCGTGCCGGCCGAGCTCGCGGCCCCGCCATATCCAGAGGCGAACCGCGTGCCCGGCTGTGAGAGCGAGGCCTTTACATTCGTGGGGCTCCAGGAGGGGGGGCTCCACCTGGAGTTCGCGATCCTCAACCCGCAGGGCGTCTCGGCGATGGCCCTTGCCGCGATCCTCAAGCAAGGACTCGACGGAGAGCCGCCCGCCGCCGCGGCGGAAGTGCCCGAAGAGATCGTCTTCGACCTCTTCGGGCGCGAACTTTCCATGGGCAAGAGCCTGGGCCTCACCAACATGGTGCGCATGGTGAAGGCGCAAGCCGCCCGACTCTAG
- a CDS encoding aromatic ring-hydroxylating dioxygenase subunit alpha, which produces MADINADTIDPVVSRAWTLPSRFYTDPAIFEAAKEAVFARSWQWIGDGTMAKVPGQCTPFTLLEGCLDEPLLLTRDRDDQLHCLSNVCTHRGNIVVEGATNANSLRCRYHGRRFGLDGTLQSMPEFEAVEGFPCAADNLPRVPFGAWRNLLFASLDPQRSLEEFLRQMDERVGWMPIHEFVHAPERGRDYLVRGHWALYVDNYLEGFHIPYIHAALNATLDYGNYDTILLDHGNLQLGVAADGQEAFDLPAGHPDSAHRVGAFYFWLYPNLMFNFYPWGLSVNVVKPLAPDLTKVTFIPYVWQEAKLARGAGAELDRVEREDEAVVELVQKGLRSRFYDRGRYAPRREVGVHQFHRMLAASLGGP; this is translated from the coding sequence GTGGCCGATATCAACGCCGATACGATCGATCCGGTGGTCAGTCGAGCGTGGACGTTGCCGTCCCGCTTCTATACCGACCCCGCCATTTTCGAGGCTGCGAAGGAGGCGGTCTTCGCGCGGTCGTGGCAGTGGATCGGCGACGGCACGATGGCAAAGGTCCCCGGGCAGTGCACTCCGTTCACGCTGTTGGAGGGATGCCTGGACGAGCCGTTGCTCCTCACGCGAGACCGTGACGACCAACTCCACTGCTTGAGCAACGTTTGCACGCACCGCGGCAACATCGTGGTCGAGGGGGCGACGAACGCGAACTCGCTGCGATGCCGGTACCACGGAAGGCGCTTCGGACTCGACGGCACCTTGCAGTCCATGCCCGAGTTTGAGGCCGTCGAGGGCTTTCCCTGCGCGGCGGACAACCTACCGCGCGTGCCCTTTGGGGCCTGGCGGAACTTGCTCTTTGCCAGCCTCGATCCCCAGCGGTCGCTGGAAGAGTTCTTGCGCCAGATGGACGAGCGGGTCGGCTGGATGCCCATCCACGAGTTCGTCCACGCGCCGGAACGGGGCCGCGACTACCTGGTGCGCGGCCATTGGGCCCTCTACGTGGACAACTATCTTGAAGGGTTCCACATCCCCTATATCCATGCAGCCCTTAACGCGACCTTGGATTACGGGAATTACGACACGATCCTACTGGACCATGGCAACCTTCAGCTTGGGGTGGCGGCGGACGGGCAAGAGGCGTTCGACTTGCCGGCGGGCCACCCGGATTCCGCGCACAGGGTCGGCGCGTTCTACTTCTGGCTCTATCCGAACCTTATGTTCAATTTTTATCCATGGGGCCTTTCGGTGAACGTCGTGAAGCCTCTTGCCCCCGACCTGACGAAGGTCACGTTCATCCCGTACGTCTGGCAGGAAGCGAAGCTGGCGCGGGGCGCAGGGGCCGAGTTAGACCGGGTCGAGCGTGAGGACGAAGCCGTGGTCGAGCTCGTCCAGAAGGGTTTGCGGTCGCGGTTTTACGACCGCGGCCGCTATGCCCCGCGACGCGAGGTCGGCGTGCACCAGTTCCACCGGATGCTGGCGGCCAGCC
- the eno gene encoding phosphopyruvate hydratase, with amino-acid sequence MPAIIDVSAREILDSRGNPTIEVDVMLDDGSFGRAAVPSGASTGQFEAVELRDGDKERFGGKGVLEAVENVNEKISTALLELDATEQEQIDEILIQMDGTPNKAVLGANAILGVSLAVAKAASMACELPLYRYIGGVSASTLPVPMMNVLNGGKHADSNVDFQEFMVLPVGAPTFGEALRWGCELFHNLKKVLSGKGLATSVGDEGGFAPNLESQDMAFDYLIEASQRTGLEPGRDIWLAIDPAATEFFEDGHYVYKDGRRLTGAQQVDYLARLSEKYPLISIEDGCSEDDWDTWKALNDAIGDRVQIVGDDIFVTNVERLARGIESGTANSILIKVNQIGTLTETLAAVDLAKRAGYTCVMSHRSGETEDTTIADLAVATNCGQIKTGAPSRTDRVAKYNQLLRIEEMLGTSARYAGASAFGDRIGLGVGSG; translated from the coding sequence ATGCCAGCGATCATTGACGTCTCCGCCCGAGAAATCCTCGACAGCCGAGGAAACCCGACGATCGAAGTCGATGTGATGCTGGACGACGGCTCCTTCGGGCGCGCGGCTGTCCCCAGCGGAGCGAGCACCGGCCAGTTCGAGGCGGTCGAGCTCCGCGACGGCGACAAGGAGCGCTTCGGCGGAAAGGGCGTCCTGGAAGCCGTCGAGAACGTCAACGAGAAGATTTCCACCGCCCTCTTGGAACTCGACGCCACCGAACAAGAGCAGATCGACGAGATCCTGATCCAAATGGACGGCACCCCGAACAAGGCCGTCCTCGGCGCGAACGCCATCCTCGGCGTCTCGCTCGCGGTCGCCAAGGCCGCTTCGATGGCCTGCGAGCTTCCCCTCTACCGCTATATCGGCGGCGTGAGCGCGAGCACCCTCCCCGTACCGATGATGAACGTGCTGAACGGGGGCAAGCACGCCGATAGCAACGTGGACTTCCAGGAGTTCATGGTGCTCCCGGTCGGCGCACCGACCTTCGGCGAGGCGCTCCGATGGGGCTGCGAGCTCTTCCACAACCTCAAGAAGGTGCTCAGCGGCAAAGGGCTTGCCACCAGCGTCGGCGATGAAGGCGGCTTTGCGCCGAACCTGGAGAGCCAGGACATGGCTTTCGACTACCTGATCGAAGCCAGCCAGAGAACCGGACTGGAACCCGGCCGCGATATCTGGCTTGCCATTGACCCGGCCGCCACCGAGTTCTTCGAGGACGGGCACTACGTCTACAAGGACGGGCGCAGGCTGACCGGCGCCCAGCAGGTGGACTACCTGGCCCGGCTCTCCGAGAAGTACCCCCTGATTAGCATCGAGGACGGCTGTAGCGAAGACGACTGGGACACCTGGAAGGCCCTGAACGACGCGATCGGCGACCGAGTGCAGATCGTGGGCGACGACATCTTCGTCACGAACGTCGAGCGCCTGGCTCGGGGCATCGAGAGCGGCACCGCCAACTCGATCCTCATCAAGGTCAACCAGATCGGCACTCTGACCGAGACTCTAGCCGCCGTCGACCTCGCCAAGCGCGCGGGTTACACCTGCGTCATGAGCCACCGAAGCGGTGAGACGGAGGACACCACCATCGCCGACCTCGCCGTCGCCACGAACTGCGGCCAGATCAAGACGGGTGCGCCATCAAGGACCGACCGGGTCGCCAAGTACAACCAGCTCCTGCGCATCGAAGAGATGCTAGGGACGTCGGCGCGGTACGCCGGTGCCAGTGCGTTTGGGGACCGGATTGGATTGGGAGTGGGTTCGGGCTAG
- a CDS encoding DUF853 family protein: protein MAGIYFGKGEHDVELDPKFGNRHGLIAGATGTGKTVSLQTLAEGFSAIGVPVFMADVKGDLTGISQPGGGNPKVEARAQELGRTLEHKGYPTILWDVFGRQGHPIRATVSEMGPLLLSRMLDLNDTQEGVLNLAFKVADDQGLLLLDLKDLRALLQHIADRAKELTVSYGNVSSASVGAIQRALLVLEQQGGESFFGEPALNLADLMRTALDGRGNINLLVADRLMSSPRLYATFLLWLLSEMFEELPEIGDPEKPRLVFFFDEAHLLFNDAPKALLEKIEQVVRLIRSKGVGVYFITQNPIDVPDTVLAQLGNRVQHALRAFTPRDQKAVKASADTFRPNPAFSTVEAITQLAVGEALVSFLEAKGTPMVVQRTLVCPPNSRIGPATDAERQALLTMSPLYGQYDRTVDRDSAFEELQRRATQAAQEAAKAPGPLRQQRTRRDPNAPGEIVASMTKSILRSAGTQIGHQLVRGLLGGLFKGR, encoded by the coding sequence ATGGCGGGAATCTACTTTGGCAAGGGTGAGCACGACGTCGAGCTCGACCCCAAGTTCGGCAATCGTCACGGGTTGATCGCAGGGGCTACGGGCACGGGCAAGACCGTCTCACTCCAGACTCTCGCCGAAGGCTTCAGCGCCATTGGCGTGCCCGTCTTCATGGCCGACGTGAAGGGCGACCTCACCGGCATCAGCCAGCCCGGCGGCGGCAACCCGAAGGTCGAAGCCCGCGCGCAAGAGCTTGGCCGGACCCTCGAACACAAGGGTTACCCCACGATCCTCTGGGACGTCTTCGGCCGGCAGGGCCACCCCATCCGGGCGACCGTGAGCGAGATGGGGCCGCTCCTCCTGAGCCGCATGTTGGACCTCAACGACACCCAGGAGGGCGTGCTCAACCTCGCCTTTAAGGTCGCCGACGACCAGGGCCTCCTGCTTCTCGACCTGAAAGACCTCCGCGCGCTCCTGCAGCACATCGCCGACCGCGCCAAGGAACTGACGGTCAGTTACGGCAACGTGAGCTCTGCCTCCGTCGGCGCGATCCAGAGGGCGCTCCTCGTGCTGGAACAGCAAGGCGGCGAGTCGTTCTTCGGCGAACCCGCCTTGAACCTCGCCGATCTGATGCGGACCGCGCTAGACGGACGCGGCAACATCAACCTCCTCGTGGCCGACCGGCTGATGTCCAGCCCCCGGCTTTACGCGACCTTTCTCCTTTGGCTGCTGAGCGAGATGTTCGAGGAACTGCCGGAGATCGGCGACCCCGAGAAGCCCAGGCTTGTATTCTTCTTCGACGAGGCCCACCTGCTCTTCAACGACGCGCCGAAGGCGCTGCTGGAGAAGATCGAGCAAGTGGTGCGCCTCATCCGTTCAAAGGGTGTCGGCGTGTACTTCATCACCCAGAACCCGATCGACGTCCCGGACACGGTGCTCGCCCAGCTCGGCAACCGCGTCCAACACGCCCTCCGCGCCTTCACGCCGCGCGACCAGAAGGCGGTCAAAGCCAGTGCGGACACTTTCCGGCCCAACCCCGCCTTCTCAACCGTCGAGGCTATCACCCAGCTAGCGGTCGGCGAGGCCCTCGTCTCGTTCTTGGAGGCGAAGGGCACGCCCATGGTGGTGCAGCGCACTCTGGTGTGCCCGCCGAACTCGCGCATCGGGCCTGCGACGGACGCGGAGCGGCAGGCCCTCTTGACGATGTCGCCGCTCTACGGGCAATACGACAGGACCGTCGACCGCGACTCCGCTTTTGAAGAGCTCCAGCGCAGGGCCACCCAAGCGGCCCAAGAGGCGGCAAAGGCACCCGGGCCCCTCCGACAGCAAAGGACGCGGCGCGACCCGAACGCCCCCGGCGAGATTGTCGCCTCCATGACGAAGAGCATCCTCCGCTCGGCAGGGACCCAAATTGGCCACCAGCTTGTGCGGGGGCTCCTCGGCGGCCTCTTCAAAGGCCGCTAA
- a CDS encoding superoxide dismutase → MEPKLVQVPEALPQKVYTTDRVGISKETHDNHLTLWKGYANKTNEIRKALHEIDLDPSKANQIYSQMRALKVNYAFAYGGYLNHEVYFNTLGGQGGEPTGDIATLINEAYGNFEHWMNDWKATGMAGRGWAYLGYDTVEQRVHTYIGDSQDTFPTWNNVLLLAMDVYEHAYYLDFQTARMKYIEAYMQVIDWDAVNARIPR, encoded by the coding sequence ATGGAACCCAAACTCGTCCAAGTCCCCGAAGCACTGCCCCAAAAGGTCTACACGACGGACCGCGTCGGCATCAGCAAAGAAACCCACGACAACCACCTCACGCTCTGGAAGGGCTACGCCAACAAGACCAACGAGATCCGTAAGGCGCTCCACGAGATCGACCTGGATCCGAGCAAGGCGAACCAGATCTACAGCCAGATGCGCGCGCTCAAGGTGAACTACGCTTTCGCCTACGGCGGCTACCTGAACCACGAGGTCTACTTCAACACCCTTGGCGGCCAAGGCGGCGAGCCGACCGGTGACATCGCCACCCTCATCAACGAGGCCTACGGCAATTTCGAACACTGGATGAACGACTGGAAGGCCACGGGCATGGCGGGCCGGGGCTGGGCGTACCTCGGGTACGACACGGTCGAACAGCGGGTCCACACCTACATCGGCGACTCCCAAGACACCTTCCCGACCTGGAACAACGTCCTCCTCCTCGCGATGGACGTCTATGAGCACGCCTACTACCTGGACTTCCAGACCGCCCGCATGAAGTACATCGAAGCGTACATGCAGGTGATCGACTGGGACGCGGTCAACGCCCGCATTCCTCGCTGA
- a CDS encoding MoxR family ATPase, with amino-acid sequence MTVADTVARIRAEVGKAVVGQETAIEQAVSAFLADGHVLLEGVPGLAKTLLVRSLSMVFDLTFTRIQFTPDLMPSDVIGTEVFDPRDVTFKLREGPVFTAVLLADEINRTPPKTQAALLEAMEERQATIGGVRRELPFPFLVFATQNPIEFEGTYPLPEAQQDRFLLKVVLDYPSAEAEISVLKRFHAGFRSQKLDDAGIQPVVDAEGLRAMRREVEAVKVEEKIFNYVYSIVSATRTSHDVLVGASPRAGLALVACSKAVAAVRGRDFVIPDDVKELALPVLRHRVVLRPETEIEGLSSDMVLRGLIDDVEVPR; translated from the coding sequence ATGACGGTCGCCGATACGGTTGCGCGGATTCGCGCCGAGGTGGGGAAGGCGGTCGTGGGCCAGGAGACGGCCATCGAGCAGGCGGTGTCCGCGTTCTTGGCGGACGGGCACGTGCTCTTGGAAGGGGTCCCCGGGCTTGCCAAGACGTTGCTCGTGCGCTCCTTGAGCATGGTCTTCGACCTGACTTTCACGCGCATCCAGTTCACGCCGGACTTGATGCCGAGCGACGTGATCGGCACCGAGGTCTTCGACCCGCGCGACGTGACCTTCAAACTGCGCGAAGGGCCCGTTTTCACGGCCGTCCTGCTGGCCGACGAGATCAACCGCACGCCGCCCAAGACCCAGGCGGCCTTGCTGGAGGCGATGGAAGAGCGCCAGGCGACGATCGGCGGCGTCCGCCGTGAGCTCCCGTTCCCCTTCTTGGTCTTCGCGACCCAGAACCCGATCGAGTTCGAAGGGACGTATCCCTTGCCCGAGGCGCAACAGGACCGCTTCCTGCTGAAGGTCGTGCTCGATTACCCGAGCGCCGAGGCCGAGATCAGCGTGCTCAAGCGGTTCCACGCCGGCTTCCGCTCGCAGAAGCTTGACGATGCTGGCATCCAGCCCGTCGTCGATGCGGAAGGCCTTCGCGCGATGCGTCGGGAAGTCGAAGCGGTGAAGGTCGAGGAGAAGATCTTCAACTACGTGTACTCGATCGTCAGCGCGACTCGCACCAGCCACGACGTTTTGGTCGGGGCCTCGCCGCGCGCGGGCCTGGCCCTGGTGGCGTGCAGCAAGGCGGTGGCGGCGGTGCGCGGCCGTGATTTCGTCATCCCGGACGACGTCAAGGAGCTTGCCTTGCCCGTCCTGCGGCACCGTGTCGTGCTCCGGCCGGAGACGGAGATCGAAGGCCTTTCTTCGGACATGGTGTTGCGCGGCCTGATCGACGACGTAGAAGTCCCGCGGTGA
- a CDS encoding DinB family protein, which yields MRDYRFQALGAAPKIVERLLRAYPRDRFDERPHDESLTSREIVALLADSEQIVLDRIRMAKSHPGSTVEWYEPATRAKDKHYSDKNPFHEAEIFESRRQMTIDYLRDCSEGDLTNHITLDGHGTYTIDQYLTMVLAHDMERIAEISEFLANEAASIA from the coding sequence ATGAGGGACTACCGCTTCCAGGCTCTGGGAGCCGCACCGAAGATCGTCGAGCGCCTCCTCCGCGCTTACCCCCGCGACCGCTTTGACGAGCGGCCCCATGACGAGAGCCTGACCTCACGAGAGATAGTGGCCCTGCTCGCCGACTCGGAGCAGATCGTCCTGGACCGCATCCGCATGGCCAAGAGCCACCCCGGTTCCACCGTCGAATGGTACGAGCCTGCGACGCGGGCGAAGGACAAACACTACTCCGACAAGAACCCCTTCCACGAGGCGGAGATCTTCGAGTCTCGCCGCCAGATGACGATCGACTACCTTCGCGATTGCAGCGAGGGCGACCTAACGAACCACATCACGCTCGACGGCCACGGGACGTACACGATCGACCAGTACCTCACCATGGTCCTCGCCCACGATATGGAGCGCATCGCAGAGATCAGCGAGTTTCTGGCGAACGAAGCGGCCTCGATCGCCTGA
- the uvrB gene encoding excinuclease ABC subunit UvrB, whose translation MSVGSIVRYDNPLVLSKDFTPKGDQAAAIESLCDGLDSGFRFQTLLGATGTGKTYTMASVIERSQRPALVIAHNKTLAAQLCQEFRAFFPENSVQYFISYYDYYQPEAYVPGSDLYIEKDSSVNEEIERLRHAATQAMLERRDVVVVASVSCIYGLGSPDVYAESVVTFEAGKEMPLQEAIQRLVQMQFVRNDMVLERGTFRVKGDTLDIQPKDEEIVTRVEFFGDTIERIRLIDPLTQHVLDEPSRCSIFPATHYVTPWERIESVLEQIAQERDEQVAFFEAQGKLLEAQRLKQRTDFDIEMIREVGFCNGIENYSRYFDGRAPGTPPYTLLDFLPSDAVVFIDESHQTLPQIRAMYNGDRQRKSILVDYGFRLPSALDNRPLQFDEFLERVPQVVFVSATPSDFEGEYESNRAQQIIRPTYVVDPEIVVRPTRGQIDDLIGEVKLRVERGERTLVTTLTKRMAEDLTAYLQDINIKVNYIHSNVHSLDRPEILRNLRLGVYDVVVGVNLLREGLDLPEVTLVAILDADKEGFLRSETSLIQTIGRAARNVGGTVILYADVMTGSMERAIEETNRRREIQEEYNRTHNVAPQTVRKEVRETVRSYEVVREIVAQYGSSPAEDEGVEFDMDKWTDASGQPIRIEDIPIVIARLERDMKDFAKAMEFEKAAGVRDEIKGLRKLMGVTDGKVGQSVRRKDPRRRNRS comes from the coding sequence ATGTCGGTCGGATCGATCGTCCGTTATGACAACCCGCTGGTCCTGAGCAAGGACTTCACGCCGAAGGGCGATCAAGCCGCGGCCATAGAGAGCCTTTGCGACGGGCTCGACTCTGGCTTTCGTTTCCAGACTTTGCTGGGCGCGACGGGTACGGGCAAGACGTACACCATGGCTTCGGTGATCGAGCGCTCGCAACGTCCTGCACTGGTTATCGCGCACAACAAGACATTGGCCGCGCAGCTTTGTCAAGAGTTCCGGGCTTTCTTTCCCGAGAACTCCGTTCAGTACTTTATCTCTTACTACGATTACTATCAGCCGGAGGCTTACGTCCCCGGCTCGGACCTCTATATCGAGAAAGACTCTAGTGTGAACGAGGAGATCGAGCGTTTGCGGCACGCTGCGACGCAGGCGATGTTAGAACGCCGGGACGTCGTGGTCGTTGCGAGCGTTTCCTGCATTTATGGCTTAGGCTCGCCGGACGTTTATGCAGAGAGCGTGGTCACTTTCGAGGCGGGCAAGGAGATGCCCCTTCAAGAGGCGATCCAGCGGCTGGTGCAGATGCAGTTCGTCCGTAACGATATGGTCTTGGAGCGCGGAACGTTTCGGGTCAAGGGCGACACTTTGGACATCCAACCGAAGGACGAGGAGATCGTTACGCGTGTAGAGTTCTTTGGGGATACGATCGAGCGGATCCGACTTATCGACCCCTTGACCCAGCACGTCTTGGACGAGCCCTCGCGGTGCAGCATCTTTCCTGCTACACACTACGTAACGCCGTGGGAAAGGATTGAAAGCGTCTTAGAACAGATCGCTCAGGAACGGGACGAGCAAGTCGCGTTTTTCGAGGCGCAAGGCAAGCTGCTGGAAGCCCAGCGATTAAAGCAAAGGACCGACTTCGACATTGAGATGATCCGGGAAGTCGGCTTCTGCAATGGAATAGAGAACTATTCGCGCTATTTCGACGGGCGCGCCCCCGGCACACCGCCCTATACCTTACTCGATTTCTTGCCGTCCGACGCAGTGGTCTTTATCGACGAGAGCCACCAAACATTGCCGCAAATCCGCGCGATGTACAATGGGGATCGGCAGCGGAAGTCGATACTTGTCGACTATGGGTTCCGGTTGCCCAGTGCGCTCGACAACCGTCCACTTCAGTTTGACGAGTTCCTGGAGCGGGTCCCCCAGGTCGTGTTCGTCTCGGCCACTCCCAGCGACTTTGAAGGCGAGTACGAGTCGAACCGCGCCCAGCAGATTATCCGTCCGACCTACGTCGTCGACCCCGAGATTGTGGTGCGGCCGACGCGCGGTCAGATCGACGACCTTATTGGCGAAGTCAAGTTGCGGGTTGAGCGGGGAGAGCGGACGCTCGTCACGACCCTCACCAAGCGCATGGCCGAAGACCTTACCGCTTATCTGCAAGACATAAATATTAAGGTCAACTATATCCACTCGAACGTCCACTCTCTTGATCGTCCGGAGATTCTCCGTAACCTTAGGCTCGGGGTTTACGACGTTGTGGTGGGCGTGAACCTTTTGCGAGAAGGGTTAGACTTGCCGGAGGTTACTCTTGTCGCGATCTTGGACGCGGACAAGGAGGGCTTCCTGCGGTCCGAAACCTCCTTGATCCAGACCATAGGGCGTGCTGCGCGGAACGTGGGCGGCACCGTGATCCTTTACGCGGACGTAATGACGGGTTCCATGGAGCGCGCGATCGAAGAGACGAACCGAAGGAGGGAGATCCAGGAAGAGTACAACCGGACGCACAACGTCGCTCCGCAAACGGTGCGTAAAGAGGTAAGAGAAACCGTAAGGTCTTACGAAGTCGTTCGCGAGATTGTCGCGCAATACGGCTCAAGTCCGGCTGAAGACGAGGGGGTGGAGTTTGATATGGATAAATGGACGGACGCCTCCGGCCAGCCGATCCGTATAGAGGACATTCCGATCGTCATCGCCCGTTTGGAACGCGACATGAAGGATTTTGCCAAGGCTATGGAGTTTGAGAAGGCGGCTGGCGTTCGTGATGAGATAAAAGGATTACGCAAGTTGATGGGCGTGACCGACGGAAAAGTCGGGCAAAGCGTGCGCAGAAAAGACCCACGCCGAAGAAATAGAAGCTAG